aaagataaataaacaaatacaGCTACTACACATATAGAAAACAACACAACATAAACCATTATTACCAACAATAACTCCAATAGGAAACTAAAATAGTAACATATCATGTACCAACAGGGTACATATCATGTGACAAACGAGGGGAAAGGAGGACGTCAAGTTGGGTTGCTTTGCTGCAAGTCGCTCCGAAGATCTCTTCCATATCAACGGGTTCATTTCCTGCGGTTTTCATCTCAAATTGTTGTATTAAAGTAGCTAACGCTAAACGTGAAGCGTGCTGAGCAAATAAAATACCAGGGCAGACTCTTCTTCCAGTACCAAAAGGAAGCAATTCAAAATGGTTTCCCTTGAGATCAATATCTTTATGAGTTGTCAGGAATCTTTCAGGCTTAAATTCTTCCGGATTTGGCCAAATCTTAGGATCACGAAGAATTTTCCAAAGGTTTAACAGCAAACGTGTTCCACTGGGGATTTTGTAGATTGCATCAATGTAGACTAGGTTCTTTAGGTCTGATTCTTCTACTGGCCTATTCCTTCCAACATGCTCATCAATTTCATCTTGGGCAACTTTTATAGTTCTTTGGTTGTTAAGCAACAAGCACAAAGACCATGTTTAAGTCACAGCTGTTATGTCCAATCCAGCAATTAGCATGGTCTGCATGTTTTGATAACATTAAAACAAATCCAACTTGTCAAATGTTGTATCTTGAAAATAATGAAATGAATCTGAAAAAACTGTAAACGGTAGTGAAGTTAATATCATCTAGTCAAAATATATCCATATGAACTTTGAATGTGCATAAATTAAATGAACAAATGATGAAATGAAGTAAAAGTAACAGATCATTAAGGTGAAGCTTACCAAACATGTAGCTTTGATTATAGTATCACTGTCATGACCAGGGAATTCCTCTTCGGAAGCACCTTCAACAATGGAAATGAGCACATCCATAAGGACTTGGTTGCCTTCATCTTGTTGTTTAGACTTTCTCTTTCTTTTATGCTCTTCTAACCATCCATCAAAGATCTCGTCCATCTCTTTTCCAGGGATCCTCATCTCTCTCTCGTATCCTCCTATGTCGAAACGTTTCAGAGATGGAATAAAATCAGACACCACAAATGCGCCTAATAACTGAAAGAATTTCCTTGCAACTTTCTGAAATCGAATCCCTTCTTCATCATTGAGCGAAAGCCTTTTTCCAGCAACAACCCATAAAAGACCATTCAATATCAAGGTCCCAAACCATTGTTGCATATCCAGCTTCACCACGTCTGATCCTGTAGTCTCTTTATTCTTTAACCAAGCCGCATATATCTCTGCCATGGATGCTCTAAGCTCTAAAACTCGAATAGGTGCAAGCATCTCAACTCGTTTTGGAGAGAGAACATGGAGCATGATGATCTTGCGCACTTGTCGCCAATAGTCCCCATAAGGAGCAAGAGCAAAGATGGCATAGTTATAGCCCATGAGTTCCATTTCCATCAACTTGGGTCGACTACAAAAGGCCTTGTCCTTTATTGTAAAACACTCTTTTGCTATATCGTTGCTACTCACAACCAAAGCATTGTGAACACCGAGCATGATGGTGAAGATAGGGCCATATCTTTCTGACAATTTAGCTAACACCCTATGAGGTAATCCGGATGAACCTAAAAGGTGTAAGTGTCCGATTACAGGCCATTTGCCCTTTGCTTGAGGTGGGGCTctattctcttctttctttccacCTTTTGGTATCAAGATTTTCTGTAGGAATGTTagtaaaacaacaaaaaaaaaaggcTTGCTATACTTGTTGAAAACGAGAGAGAGAACTCCATGTTTTCTACCACAAGatagaattttgaatttgacgATACAAAGATATCAAAACAAAAACCAGAttcaagtaaggacggcacaccctatttattaagtccatgaatactgcgggcacaTTGGTCAATCCTAATGGcgtcactacgaactcgtagtgtccataacgagtttggaaggctgtcttggaaacatcttcctctaacactcgtaactggtgatacccggatctcatgtcaatttttgaaaagtaattcgccccttgcagttggtcgaacaagttGTCTATAAGAgatagagggtaacgattttttgtcgatgcacatacagaacgatccgtctttcttcttcacgaacaagatcagtgatccccatggtgagaagcttggtctaataaagcccttgctgagcagtccGTTTAGTTGaccggatagctcctgcatctcagctggtgctagacgatagagCGATATGGCTATttgggtagcccctggaactaagtcaattctgaactcgacttgacgctgtggtggtaatcctggtagtcttctggaaagatgtcaggAAAGTCGTGTACTTCCTGGATGTTCTTTATGTATTTCGTTTCTTGGCTCATATctaccacatgagcaaggaatgcatgacattccttTCGTAAATACTTCTGGGCGTGTATACTgaagatgatacgaaggttcgtccCGGGTTTGTCTCCATAGATAACCAGAGTTTCGTTAGATGGCAGACTAAGACgaacagccttttcgtaacacatgatgttagcacgatgaagactcaaccaatccatcctgaTAATGACattgaaacttttaattgagataggtatgaggtcgattggaaatgaatgactATCCAGAGATAGGGTACATCTTATGTATATGCAactagtgctctcagtctttccgttattcatttctacagtgaacggttctttcagtgcacgtggtttttgtttaagtatgtGTGCAAATTTCGGTTCACGAAACTcgtctctgctccactatcaaatagtatgcatgcataaaggATATCGAGGAGGAAGTATCAGTGACCACTgtagggtctgccattgcttcctcatggcctatatccaaaactcttcccactccacccgcgttccctgccttcgggcagtttctcttgtagtgacccaccttgcCACATTCATAGAAAGCCTGGCCCACTCCAACGccagggacttgggtgattggcctAGTCGGGGacttgcagaaacgggcagtgtgccccttcctattgtagttagcgcactgcatttcccgacagggcccgttgtggtggaagcttcacttgttgcacttgggaaagcTTCCAGTATACTGCTTCATCGACGCAGTGGCAGTAGGTGCTATCGTGGCATGAACAGCCATGGCCTGCTTCTTCTTGGCGGAGTTCTACGCCGTGTTGTTCTTCTTCCTATTATCCCCAAACTTCCGCTTGTTTTCAGCTGCTTTGGATGGTTCTAGGATAACCAGGGTTATTGTTGTCAGCGTGCGgactccgtgatcgatgagtcgttgtgccaatcgcttgacactgtcgaaggtagtggggtttgaagctaagacattcccctggaaTAGTGGCAAcagcccccagatatacctctcgacTTTCTTTCCCTTAGTAGGGATCATTCCTGGACATAAGGCCACAAGATCACTTAATTTAGCGGCGTAGGcaactatgtcggagcccttcttTGTTAGGATCAAAAGCTCATGTTCAAGTTTCTAAACCTCACCCCTCAGGCAATATTCCTCAATCATAAGCTCCTTTAGAGCTTCCCAACCCATTGCATTAGCCACTATCAAGgtaagtgacttgacatggctattccaccatgtcagggctctgtCCGCGAAGGTACATGCAATAAATTTAATTTTGCTCCCTTCCGGACAGGAGTAGATCTCGAAGATCGAATCCGTTTTCTTAAACCATTGCGAAAGGGAAATGA
The genomic region above belongs to Lactuca sativa cultivar Salinas chromosome 4, Lsat_Salinas_v11, whole genome shotgun sequence and contains:
- the LOC111897675 gene encoding demethylepipodophyllotoxin synthase-like gives rise to the protein MPPRRVTRRNPPITSTQPPPPPQYNPVAIQAAVDAAKILIPKGGKKEENRAPPQAKGKWPVIGHLHLLGSSGLPHRVLAKLSERYGPIFTIMLGVHNALVVSSNDIAKECFTIKDKAFCSRPKLMEMELMGYNYAIFALAPYGDYWRQVRKIIMLHVLSPKRVEMLAPIRVLELRASMAEIYAAWLKNKETTGSDVVKLDMQQWFGTLILNGLLWVVAGKRLSLNDEEGIRFQKVARKFFQLLGAFVVSDFIPSLKRFDIGGYEREMRIPGKEMDEIFDGWLEEHKRKRKSKQQDEGNQVLMDVLISIVEGASEEEFPGHDSDTIIKATCLTMLIAGLDITAVT